A single genomic interval of Synergistota bacterium harbors:
- a CDS encoding FAD-binding oxidoreductase, which translates to MIKSTADVVVVGAGIQGCAVAYNLAKMGCKDVVVIEKNTVSSGSTGRCGAGIRAQWGTEMNCRLGIASIEIFENLTDELGMDIGLHQGGYLMIAYKESEFEQLKKNIELQNKLGIKSKIISEDEAREICPVLNTEGAVGFTFHQRDGHADPMLTTFAYAEAAERLGVKIYKFTEVIDIDVENGRIKGVKTTRGYISTRVVVNCAGGYSKEVAKMAGVDIPTYSERHEILVTEPIERVSESMLMSFSGNFYIQQRPHGSFIMGYGPEEHEKTHAVNSTWPFLEEMARKFVRLLPALRDLRVVRQWAGSYNMTPDAQPILGEVDEVEGFYLSVGFSGHGFMFGPITGKLIAELILTGKTSIPIHMLNYRRFEKGELIREPAVV; encoded by the coding sequence ATGATTAAGAGTACGGCTGATGTAGTCGTAGTGGGTGCCGGCATACAGGGGTGTGCTGTGGCTTATAATCTCGCTAAAATGGGTTGTAAAGATGTAGTAGTTATAGAGAAGAATACCGTTTCAAGCGGGTCTACTGGAAGATGCGGAGCGGGGATTAGAGCCCAGTGGGGAACGGAAATGAACTGCAGGCTTGGAATTGCATCCATAGAGATCTTTGAGAACCTCACGGATGAGCTTGGCATGGACATAGGACTTCATCAAGGAGGCTATCTTATGATAGCTTATAAAGAAAGCGAGTTTGAGCAGCTTAAGAAGAACATCGAGTTGCAGAATAAACTTGGTATAAAGTCAAAAATTATAAGTGAAGATGAGGCAAGGGAAATTTGCCCCGTCCTTAACACGGAGGGAGCGGTTGGCTTCACTTTCCATCAGAGGGATGGACATGCGGATCCTATGCTAACTACTTTTGCATATGCTGAGGCTGCAGAAAGACTTGGCGTTAAGATTTATAAGTTTACCGAGGTTATTGACATAGATGTCGAAAATGGAAGGATAAAGGGAGTTAAAACAACCCGTGGGTATATATCAACGAGAGTGGTGGTTAACTGCGCCGGAGGATATTCAAAAGAAGTAGCAAAAATGGCAGGCGTAGACATTCCTACTTACTCTGAGAGACATGAGATACTTGTAACCGAGCCCATAGAGAGGGTTTCAGAATCAATGCTCATGTCGTTTTCTGGTAACTTCTATATTCAGCAAAGACCACATGGGAGCTTTATAATGGGTTATGGCCCAGAGGAACATGAGAAAACCCATGCCGTTAATTCAACTTGGCCCTTCCTTGAAGAAATGGCGAGAAAGTTCGTCCGACTTCTACCCGCCCTTAGGGATCTAAGGGTGGTTAGACAATGGGCAGGTTCCTACAACATGACTCCCGATGCTCAACCGATCCTTGGTGAAGTCGATGAGGTTGAGGGGTTTTATCTCTCCGTTGGTTTCAGTGGGCATGGTTTCATGTTCGGTCCTATAACTGGCAAGCTTATAGCCGAGCTTATACTCACGGGGAAGACATCTATACCAATTCATATGCTTAATTACAGAAGATTTGAGAAGGGAGAGTTGATTAGAGAACCCGCAGTAGTATAA
- a CDS encoding (2Fe-2S)-binding protein: MEKDVVICRCEDVTLSKIRELIKKGYTTPDEIKRLTRAGMGPCQGRTCRDLIMREIARLTGKKIEDIPMPTFRPPTRPIKLGVLAQSEEDGE; encoded by the coding sequence ATGGAAAAAGATGTAGTAATCTGTCGCTGTGAGGATGTAACTTTGAGCAAGATAAGGGAGCTTATAAAGAAGGGATATACCACTCCTGATGAGATAAAAAGATTAACGCGTGCTGGAATGGGCCCCTGTCAAGGCAGAACCTGTAGGGATCTAATAATGAGAGAGATAGCGCGTCTAACGGGCAAGAAAATAGAGGATATCCCTATGCCTACTTTCAGACCTCCTACAAGACCTATCAAGCTTGGAGTGCTTGCTCAGAGCGAGGAGGATGGTGAATGA
- a CDS encoding 4Fe-4S binding protein, whose amino-acid sequence MLERTGVPTPEQIKEITPPEEILKSKPVAVIECFQRIPCDPCHTACPTGAILEFEDINDLPKIDWDKCTGCSLCVAKCPGLAIFVIDTTFSEDEALVKLPYEFVPVPEKEEEVECLNREGKIICKGRVKHVFEPFKDGTKVVSVAVPKNLAMEVRHIRVVR is encoded by the coding sequence ATGCTTGAGAGAACCGGAGTTCCTACCCCTGAACAGATCAAAGAGATAACCCCTCCCGAGGAGATATTAAAGAGTAAGCCTGTTGCGGTTATAGAATGCTTTCAGCGCATTCCTTGCGATCCCTGCCATACCGCTTGTCCCACGGGAGCTATTTTAGAATTTGAAGATATAAATGATCTTCCTAAGATAGATTGGGATAAGTGCACCGGGTGTTCTCTTTGTGTGGCTAAATGTCCGGGCTTGGCTATCTTTGTTATAGATACGACCTTCTCAGAAGATGAAGCTCTCGTTAAGCTTCCCTATGAGTTCGTGCCAGTGCCTGAAAAGGAAGAGGAAGTTGAGTGCCTGAATAGAGAAGGGAAGATTATTTGCAAGGGTAGAGTAAAGCATGTATTTGAGCCATTTAAGGATGGGACCAAGGTTGTATCTGTTGCGGTCCCCAAAAACCTCGCTATGGAAGTAAGACACATAAGGGTGGTGAGATAA